The genomic region CATCGTCCCATGAATCAACTCATACAGCGCCAGCCCCGGGTCGGGCTGGCGCATGAGGTGTTCGCCGACGAGGACGCGGTGGACGTGGGCGAGGGCGAGTTTCTGGATGTCGGCGTGGGTGCGGATGCCGGACTCGGAGACGAGCAGGTCGGGGTCGGGCACTTCGCGGAGCAGGTCGAGGGTGTGCTGGAGGTCGGTCCGCATGGTGCGCAGGTTGCGGTTGTTGATGCCCAGCAGCGTATAGGAGGCCAGCGGGAAGCCGAGGTGGGGTTTGACCTGCACGAGCGATTCGAGGTCGTGGACCTCGACGAGGGTCGTGAGCTTGAGTTCGGTGGCGAGGATCAGCAGGTCGATGAGCTGGGATTCGCCGAGGCACTCGGCGATGAGCAGGATGGCGTCGGCGCCGTGGGCCCGGGCCTCGTAGACCTGATACGGGTCGACGATGAAGTCCTTGCGGAGCACCGGGAGCGAGACGGCCGCCTTGATCTGGTTGATGTAGGCCAGGTCGCCCTGGAAGTAGTGGCGATCGGTCAAGCAGGAGATGGCGGCGGCGCCGTTGTCGGCATACGCGGTGGCGATGGCGACAGGGTCGAAGTCGTCACGGATCACGCCGGCCGAGGGCGAGGCTTTCTTGACCTCGGCGATCACGCGCAGGGTGTTCTTGGGCCGGGTCACGGCGGCGAAGAAGTTGCGCGGGGGCTCGGCGTCGGCGGCGCGGGCCTTGATGTCGTCAAACGACACGGCGGCCTTGGCGGCGGCGATCTCCTGCCGCTTGTGCGCGATGATCTCGGCCAGGATGTTCAACCCTCGCCCTCCCCACGCTGGGCCCGGAGGGTCGTTCCTGTTTGCACCGGCATTGACGGCATCTGCGGTCTAATCATGAGATCAGCATAGCGGACGACTGGCGAGGATTCCGGCGTGTGTTTTAGCCCATCAGCCAGCAGACTTGGCTGGGGTGGGGTGGTCGGTTAGGCTTGGGTTGCCGCGTCACGAAACCACCTGCGCGAGGATACGGGCTGGTGCCAAGAATCGGTTTGTTGTCGGATTCTCATGGCCGCTCCACGACCACCCGCCGGGCGGTTGAGTTGCTGGTCGCAGAGGGGGCGGAGGTCTTGGTGCACCTCGGTGACGTGGGAACGGTGGAGGTCATCGACGCGCTGGCGGAGGTGGATGACGAGGGGTCGCCCATCGAGGCTCACCTGGTGTTCGGCAACACCGACTGGGACACGGGCCCACTGGCTCGATACGCCGAGGAACTGGGGGTCAAGGTCGACCACCCGGCGGGGAGGATCCAGCTCGAGCAGGGGTCGCTGTATTTTTGTCATGGGCATCAGCCGGAGATCATGGCGGCGGGGCTCCGAGAGGGGGCGAAGTACCTCTGTCACGGGCACACGCACCGGACACTGGATGAGCAGCAGGGGGCAACGCGGGTCATCAATCCGGGAGCCTTGTTCAGGGCGGAGACTTACACGGTGGCGCTGCTGGACAGCGGTTCGGATACGCTTCGGTTTCTGACGGTGGACGAACCCCGAAGCAGGCGATAGGGTCAACTGAGACATGAGTGCTTCTGAGTCATCCCGCCAGCCACAGGCTGATCTGGACCCGCTGATCCGTTCGTTCCG from Phycisphaeraceae bacterium harbors:
- the trpC gene encoding indole-3-glycerol phosphate synthase TrpC; this translates as MNILAEIIAHKRQEIAAAKAAVSFDDIKARAADAEPPRNFFAAVTRPKNTLRVIAEVKKASPSAGVIRDDFDPVAIATAYADNGAAAISCLTDRHYFQGDLAYINQIKAAVSLPVLRKDFIVDPYQVYEARAHGADAILLIAECLGESQLIDLLILATELKLTTLVEVHDLESLVQVKPHLGFPLASYTLLGINNRNLRTMRTDLQHTLDLLREVPDPDLLVSESGIRTHADIQKLALAHVHRVLVGEHLMRQPDPGLALYELIHGTMAGA
- a CDS encoding metallophosphoesterase family protein — encoded protein: MPRIGLLSDSHGRSTTTRRAVELLVAEGAEVLVHLGDVGTVEVIDALAEVDDEGSPIEAHLVFGNTDWDTGPLARYAEELGVKVDHPAGRIQLEQGSLYFCHGHQPEIMAAGLREGAKYLCHGHTHRTLDEQQGATRVINPGALFRAETYTVALLDSGSDTLRFLTVDEPRSRR